The nucleotide window AGCGGGCTCTCGACGGTCTCGCTGTCGCTCGCGCTCGTCGCGTGGTGCGTCGTCCCCCTCGCCGCCGCGGCCGTGCTGGTTCGGCGACGGCGGCTGTGAGCGCCGTCGACCGTCCGTGATTCCCGACTCCGGTGGAGTTATCCGACATACGGTCGGAACTGGTGGCGATGCCCTCCGAAACGGACGAACAACTCGAATCGGTCCGTCGTCTCCTCTGGGTCGTCGTGTTCCTGCTCGGAATCGGAGTCGCGGCGCTCGGCGACGTCGCCGCCGCGGTCCGCGGCTACGGGACTCTGATATCGACCGTCGCCCGCGCGACCGGAATCCTGACCGTGATCGCGGTGCTTGCGCTGCTCTACTGGCGACTGTTCCGGATCGAGCCGGAGCCGGAACCGGAGGAAGCGGACTGACCGGAAGAAGTTCGGAGTTTGACCGCCTACTGAATCCGCTCGATCCCGTCGTCGTCCGGCGAGTCGAAGTCGACGGGGCGGCGCGGGAGGTCGTCGACGAACTCCCGGACGATGGTGCGCTCGACGCGCTGGAGCACCTCGCTACAGGTCGATTTGGCGATACCGACGTGGTCAGCCACCTCGGTGAGCGTGGTCTCCCGGGGCACGTCGTAGTAGCCGCGGTCGACCGCCTCGAAGAGGACCTCGCGCTGGCGTTCCGTGAGCGATCCGCCGGGGTTCACGCGCTGTTGGACGTACTCGACCTCGAAGTCGGCCCCCACGTCGCGGAGCGCGTCGCCGAACTCCGCGACGCGCTCGTGGTCGCCCGTGACGTCGACGCGGGCGACGCCGTCGCGGATCTCGACCGGCATCTCGATGGGAACCCCCGCCCGCTTGGCGACGGTCTGGAGCAGCGGGACGAGCGCCTCGACCTGAACGGTGACCATCCCGTCGTCTTCGGCCATCACCGAGGAGTGCGTGATCGTGTTGTGGTCCGCGATCGCGTCGAGGATCGGGTCCGTGTCGTCGTCGGTGATCCGGACCAGCGCGAACCCCGCGCCGTCGTCGGGCGTCGCCGTCAACACCTGAAACCGCACGTCCGGGAACTCCCGCGAGACGTCGCCGACCCACGGGCCCTCCGGGATGTCCACGCGGAGGCGTGCCTGTGCCATGCGCGTGCGTTCGGTGCCGGCGTGAAAGTACCTTCGGCTCCGCGACCGTCGGAACATGTTCGTCACAAACGACCCGGGGCCGGCGTCCGTCTCTTCGGGTATGGCATCCGAGACCGGCGATCCGGCGGCGATCGAACGGGCGGTGGCCGAGCGGACGGACGCTCCCGCGGGCGGGGAGACGGTCCCCCTCGACGTCCGCGAGCTGGGGCCGCCGAAACCGCTCCGCGAGACGCTCGAACGCGTCGAGACCCTCGGCGACGACGACGTGTTGGTCCAGTACAACGACCGGGCCCCGCAGTTCCTCTTCCCGCGGCTTGACGACCGCGGGTTTGCGTACGCCGCGGTCGAGACCGACGCGACCGACGCGGTCGTCACGGCGATCTGGCCGGCGGACGGCGAGGGCGGCGTCTCGGCGGGCGAGGAGGCGGCGTCGGACGGCCCCGGCGCGACCGATCCGTCTCCGGGCAGCGCGCCGAACCCGTAACAGAAAGGGTGTTGTGGAACGATTCCCGCGGCGGACATCCCGACGCGACGGTTCTCTGATTACAAATGCCTCCGCCATCGTTGCCGGCTATTCGAGAACCGCATCGTCGTCGGTTCGGGTCACCGTCGTGTACTCCGCCGGAGACGGCCCAAGAGCAGCGCGCCGACTCCGCCGGCGAGCCCCGCGGAGCCGACGAGGACGACCGCGGTCGCGACCCCGCCGTACCGCGCGGCCGCCGCGTCGATGCCGACCCGGATCCAGCCGAGATTCGGCACCGCGAACAGCGCCTTCCCGGCGATCCACTCCTCGGGGACGACCGGGGCGATACCCGCACTCTGGTCGTACAGGTCGTTCGCGTCGCCGTAGGTGACGTACCCGTCGTAGGGGGCCGGACAGGTCGAGAGCTCGACGCAGTCGCCGGAGAGGAGCGCCGGGTCGGCCCGGTCCGTCCAGTCCTCGCCGGCGGAGACGCGGAACGCCAACCGGTGGAACACCGGTCTGCCCCCGGCACCCGGAACGGTGTACACGACCACGTCGCCGGCTCCGCCGAGCCGCGTCGGCGCGTCGGGGTCGGCCGCCGTCGCGAGGTCGCCCCACGGCGGCCGGTCGGTCGCGGTGACGACGACGAGGTCGCCGCGCTCGACGCCGGGGGCCATGCTGCCGCTCTCGACCGCGACGAACGGGGGCCACGTCCCGACGAGCGCGCCGAACAGGAGCGCGATCAGGAGGATCGCGACCGCAGGCGCGATCGCACCGGTGCGATCGGGGCGGGGGCTGCTCACGCCCGGTAGGGGGACCGGCGACCGCTTGAGGCTGTCGGCCGAGCGGTCGTCGTCCCGCCCGAGGACTCGCTCTTCCCGTCCGCCGACCGCCGATGTCACAAAACCTTAGGTACGTCCGAGAGAGGTTCGGGTATGACCGATCGCCTCCCTCCGCTCCACGGGGCCCACGACGCGCGCGGCGCGAAGTTCACCGACTTCGGCGGCTGGCAGATGCCGGTCGAGTTCGACTCCATCCAGACGGAACACGCCGCGGTCCGCGAGTCGGTCGGCGTCTTCGACGTCTCGCACATGGGCGAGATCGAGGTCGCCGGCCCGGACGCGACAGCACTGATGAACCGGCTCACGACCAACGACGTGAGCGCGCTCGACCCCGGCGACTCCCAGTACGCCGCGATCACGAACGAGGACGGCGTCATGCTCGACGACACCGTCGTCTACCGGCTTCCAGACGGAACCGCTGCCGGGGAGGCGGCCGCGTCGCTCGCGGACCTCGACGCGGACCCCGACGGCGACGCGACCGGAGGCCACCTCGACGCGCCGAGCGGCGACCCCGCGTACCTGTTCGTGCCGAACGCGGGCCACGACGAAGGGACCCACGACCGATGGGTCGACCACCGCGACGAGTGGGGCCTCGACGCGACCGTCGCGAACGTCACCGACGACTGGGCGATGCTCGCGGTTCAGGGCCCGGACGCGGCCGACGCGCTCGACGAGGCGACCCCCCGCGACCGCGTCGTCGGGCTGTCGAAGTTCGAGGCGACGACGGCGGCGGTCGCGGACGTGGAGAGCTGGGTCGCGCGCACCGGCTACACCGGCGAGGACGGCTTCGAGGTGATGTGTCCGGCCGGCTCCGTCGAGGCCGTGTGGGACGCGTTCGTCGACGGTCCCGACCCGGCGCAGCCGTGCGGCCTCGGCGCGCGCGACACGCTCCGCACCGAGATGGGCTATCTCCTCTCCGGGCAGGACTTCGACCCGGAGGAGGAGCCCCGCACCCCCTACGAGGCGCGGATCGGCTTCGTCGTCAAACTCGACACGGAGTTCGTCGGCCGCGACGCGCTGGAGGTCCAGAAGGAGGAGGGCGTCGACGAGAAGTTCGTCGGCGTCCGCCTCCTCGAACGCGGCGTGCCCCGCGGCGGCTACGCCGTCACCGACGGCGACCTCACGCGCGTCGGGAAGCTGACCTCCGGGACGATGAGTCCGACCCTCGACGAGCCGATCGGTCTCGGCTACCTCCACGAGTCGTACGCCGACGCCGGCACTGAGGTGAGCGTCGTCGTGCGCGGCGACGAGAAGCGCGCCGAGGTCGTGATCCCACCGTTCCTCGACCGGTAGGACCGCCGTCGGCCGTCGTCGGTCGCCGCCGGCTGCCGTCTTCCAGACCGAGCCGACTACTCGCCGACCGTCTCCTTCCGCTTCTCGACGACCTCGACGCCCGCAATTCCGGTGTCGGGGTACCCGCCGTCCGCGTCCTTCTCGGCCGCCTTCACCATGTCCCAGACCGTGTTGAGTCCTGTCGTCACTCCCTCCAGCGCCTCCATTTCACAGCCCGTCTTCCCGGTGGTCTCGACCGCGACCGTCAGCTCGATCCGGTCGTCGCCGACCGAGAAGTCGGTGTCGACGTTCGTGATCGGGATCTGGTGACACATCGGGATCGTCTCCCACGTGTGTTTCACGGCCTGAACCGCCCCGATCCGCGCGGTGGCGAGCACGTCGCCCTTCTCGACCGCGTCCGCCTCGACCGCGGCGATCGTCTCCGGCGTCAGTCGTATCTCGCCGCGCGCGACCGCGCGACGGCTGCTGTCGGGCTTGTCGCCGACGTCGACCATCTGGACGTCGCCGTCGGCGGTCGTGTGCGTCAGTTCGTCGCCGTCGGCGGTCGCACGGGCCGAGCCGTTCGGTTCGGCGTCGGTCTCGGGGTCCTCACTCATTACGCATCGCCTCCGGCAGCCGGTCGGGTAAGTCCGTCGCCACCAGTCCGGTCCCGTTCGCGTCCGCGGCCGCGTCGCCGGCGCGCCCGACGACGTACGCGCCCACCGCGGCCGCTCGGAACGGGTCGGTCACGGCCGCCAGCGCGCCGACCGTTCCCGCCAGCGCGTCGCCGGTCCCGCCGACCGTCATCCCCGGGTTCCCGGTGCGGTTCAGCCGGACGTCGTCCCCGTCGGAGATCACGTCGACCGCGCCCTTCACGAGCAGCGCGTGGCCGAGGTCGGCCGCGAACTCGCGGACCAGTTCGGCGCGCTCGTCGGGGTCCGTCGCCGTCTCGCCGCCCATGTCGACGAGTTCGCCTTGGTGCGGCGTACAGATCAGGTCGGCGTCGGTGTCGACCTCGGGGACGACGCGGAGCGCGTCGGCGTCGACGACCGCGCGGCCCCCGTACCCCGTCAGGAACTCGCGGACGAACGCCTCGGTCCCGTCGTCGTCTCCGAGTCCCGGGCCGAGGACGACGACGTCGCTGCCGACCGCGAGCGACGCGATCCGCTCCGCGTGCGACGGACCGACGCGGTCGCCGGGGAGCGCGCGGACGATGAGGTCCGGCGAGAACCCCTGAACCTCGCTCGCGACCGACTCGGGACAGGCCACGCGGACGAGGTCCGCGCCCGCCCGGAGCGCCGCGAGCGCCGAGAGGGTGGGCGCGCCCGCGTACGGTCCGCCGCCGACCACGAGGACCTCGCCGTTCTCGCCCTTGTGCGAGTCCGGGTCGCGGCCGAGTCCGAGGAGGTCGCCCGGCCCGGTGTACCGCTCCGCCGCGGCCGGGATCCCGATATCGGCGACGGTGACCGCGGCGTCGAGCGCGCCGAGGCCGGGCTTCTCGTCGTGGAACGTCACCACGCGGTCGGCGTTCACGGCGACCGAACCCGGGCCACCGGTCGGGTCGCCGGTGTCGGCGTCGATCCCGGAGGGAACGTCGACCGCGACCACCGTCGCGTCGCTCGCGTTGATCGCCTCGGCCGCCGTGCGTTCCGGCTCGCGGAGCGCGCCCGAGACGCCCGACCCGAGCATCGCGTCGACGATCACGTCGGCGTCGTCGCCTGCGCCACCGAGGTCGAGCGCCATCGAGTCCGTCGCCGCCTCCGTCGGGACCTCCGCGTTTCGGAGCGCGTCCCAGTTCTCTCGCGCGATATCGGTCCGGATCGTCTCGGGGCGACCGAGCAGGTGGACCGTCACGTCGTACGCGTCGAGGAACCGCGCCGCGACGAGGGCGTCGCCGCCGTTGTTCCCGCGGCCGCAGACCAGCGCGACCGTCGCGCCCGGGTCCGCGACGGCCCGCACCTCGCGGGCGACCGCGTTGCCGGACGACTCCATCAGCTGTTTCCGCGGCACGCCGAGCGCGGCCGCGTTGGCGTCGACGGCCGCCATGCGGTCGGTCGTGATCATGGTCGGCGGTTCGAGCGCCCGGGGATTAAGCGGGCGGGTTCGACGGACCCGGACCGCGACGCCGACGGTGAGATCGGAAATGAAAATGTTGAAGCGGTCAGGTGGTGAAGCCCGCAGATAACCGTGGTATCGGCACTACTCGTCGGCGCGGCCGCCTCGCGCACGTCCTCCGCGGCCGATACGCCCAGCGCCGTCCCTCCACTCCGGGTCCGCCGCGACTGCCGCGGCCGACCGCGACCGCTCGACCGCCAGACGCCACCATGAACATCGGCTTCTTCACCGACAGCTACTTCCCCGGGATCGACGGCGTCACCTACACCATTCAGGCGTGGCGCGACCGTCTCGAAGCGCGGGGTCACGACGTGTACGTCGTCTACCCCGCGAGCAGCCACGATCCGGACGACCACGAGATACCCGTCCGGTCGCTGCCGAACCCCTTCTACAGGCAGTACCGCTTCCCGCTGTACCGCCGCCTGTCGACGCTTCCCGACCTCGACGTCGTCCACTGTCACGGCCCCGCGTCGACCGGACTGATGGGGCTCCGCTACGCGAAGCGGTACGGCGCGACCTCGGTGTACACCCACCACACCCCCGTCGAAGACTACTTCGTTCAGGGGCTCAGATCCGAGCGGCTCGCCGCCCTCGCGGGGAAGGCGTACGTCGCCTACGAGAACCGCTTTTTGAACGCGTTCGACTGCGTCACGGCCTCGACCTCGCGGATCCGCCGCGACGTGGAGCCGTACAAGCTCCCGGTCGGTATCGAGATGGACCGCTTCCGCCCCAACGAGGACGGCCGAGTCGCGGCGCTCGCCACCGACGGCGGGCCGACCGCGGCCGACGCGCCGGTAGTCGGGTACAGCGGCCGGATGACCCACAAGAAGAACGTCGACGAGATCCTCCGGCTCGCGGAGCGACTGCCCGAGCTGCGGTTCGAGCTGGTCGGCGAGGGGCCGGTCCGCGCCGAACTGGAGGCGGACGCGCCCGCGAACGTCCGGTTCCACGACTTCCTGCCGCGCGAAGACCTCTCCGACTTCTACGGCGCGCTCGACGTGTTCGTCACCGCCTCGACCTGCGACACGCTGGGGCTTTCGACGCTGGAGGCGAACGCCTGCGGCACCCCCGTCGCCGCCGCGGACGTGGCCCCGTTCGACGAGACGATCGGTCCCGAGAACGGCGTGCGGTTCGCGCTGCGGGACCTCGATGACATGGAGCGGGCGGTCCGCGACTGCCTCGACGGCGACCGAGACACCCGGGCCGCGGTCGAGCGGTTCTCCATTTCCGAGACGATAGACGAACTCGAGTCCATCTACGGGGTGACCGCGTAGATGGGCGCGGACAACGTCGATGCCTTCCAGCGGCTCGTGTTCTCCGTGCCCCGGCTTCGGGTTCAGGCGGCGGCGCTCGTCGTCCTCAGCGGGGTATACAGCCTCGTCACGTTCGCGTCGGTCTGGCTCTTCACGCCGTTCGAGCCGGGCCCCTCTCAGATCGTTCCCGGGGCGGCGCTCATCTTCCTGCTCCCCTTCCTCGTCGCCGCCGAACTGTTCCCGCGCGTCCTCGACGGCTACCCGCGGTCGTGGAGCTACTTCCTCGCGCTCACCAACCAGTTCGTGCTGTTCGTGTACGCGCTGGTGCTCTCCGGCGCGAACGACGTCGGGAACGCGTGGAGCATCATCTGGCTGAGCTTCATCACGCTGTATCTGATCAACATCCTGGTGCTCGTCGTCTCTACGGGCATCGACCGCTCCGACCGGATCCTCCTCGTGTCGCTCGCACAGCCGGCCGCGCTCATCGCCGCCTTCTACGCGCTGGGCGGCAGCGAGTTCGGCTTCTCGACGTACCGACACGTGTTCGCGTTCGCCTCGCTGGGCATCGCGGCGGGCTTCCTCGTCTTGGTCCTCGTCGTCGTCGACTACCTCATCCGGAGCAACACGAACGTCTCCGCGTTCGCGCTCACCTCCGGGCTCCTTCGGAACGACCGGGAGTCGCTCGACCTGGGCGTCGAGGCCCGCCCGTTCGTGGAGACGCTCGCGGTCGACAACGGCGACCGCCTCACCCTCGCCGCGCCGTGGGTCCACCCCGGTCCACTCGGCGGGTTCGGCGGCGGCCAACTGAGCGGGAACCTGATCGACGCGCTCAACGGAAACCGTGACGGGCGAGGCGACAGCGTGGACGCCGGCGAGCGTCCTCACGACGGAGACGCCGACCGAGTGGGTGCGGACCCGTCGGCGGAGTCGGCCGGCTTCTTCCTCCATGTCCCGTGTACGCACAAAGAGGACCTCTCGGACCCGGCGGACGCGGAGCGGATCCTCGACGCGGTCGCGGAGCCGGAGCGGACCGACCGAGCGTCGCGGCTCGTGACCGAGTCGTACGGCGAGCGGGAGGGGTACGCGGACATCCGGTTTCACGGGCGTCGGATCGGCGACAAGGAGGTGATCGTCCTCCACGGGGAGGGGATCGACGACTACGACACCGGGGTGTTCATGCGGGATGTCGACCACGGCGAGGTGCTGTTGATCGACCAGCACAGACACGACATCCAGAACGGCCCCGACGTGGAGATCCAGTACGGCTCGGACCGGGCGGACCGGCTGAAGCGCGGGTTCGACGACTTCCGCGACCGGCTCGCCGAGGCCCCCCTCGACGACTACGCCGCCGGCTTCGCGCTGGCGGACTCGGACCAGCACGCGCTGGCGTTCGTCGAGGAAGTGGACGGAGAGGAGACCCTGTGGATCGGCGTCGACACGAACGGGCTCACGCCGGACGTGCGCGCGACCGCCGACGAGTACCGCGAGTCCTTCGACGCCGTGATCCCCTTCTCGACGGACACGCACGCCTCGATCCACGAGCTGGCGAACGCCCGCGAGTCCGACACGGAGGCCATCGAGCGCGCGGTCGACCGCGCCGCCGCCGACGTCGCGCCCGCGACCGTCGGGCTGGCGAGTCGTCGCACGGAGCCGGTGAAGCTCCTCAAAAACGACTACAACGGGCTCGTGTTCAGCGTCAACATCCTCATCCGGCTGACGATAATCGCGCTGGTGGCGCTGTACGCGCTGCTCGTGTTGTGGCTGTTCTTCTGAGCGGTCAAGAGTCAGTTCGTCGCACGGCGACCGTCCCGAGGCTTTTGTCCGTCCGCCGTGACGCGTGAACGTGTCTACGAGAGCCCTCCTCCTCGGAACGGGCCGACCCGGTCGCCGCACGCTCGGGGCGGTCGCGGTCGCCGTCGCGGTCGCGTCCCTCCTCGTCGCCCTCCCGTGGGAACCGATTCGGACGGTCGGTAGGTACCCGATCTGGCTCGCGCTCGTCGCGGTCGGACTCGCCCTCGCGGCCCGCGCCGGCCGGCACCGCAGTGGCCTCCTCACCGGCTGGGCCGCCACTTTCTCCGCGACCTGCTGGATCTTCGTGGTCCCGCCGCTTGCGGCGCTCGTCCGCGGCGACGTGTTCGGCGACGGCGGCTACGCGGTCCCGCGGCCGTCCGCGGTCGGGCTGTCGCCGCGCGCCGAACTGCTCACCGGGCTCCGGATCGGGCCGGTCGTCGCGCTGGCCGTCGCGCTCACGCTCGGGAGCGCGGCGTACGCGCTCGGCGCTGGGCTACGGCAGCGCTCGGAGCGATCACGCGACGCGTAACACCTCGCCACGCTCGAACTCTCCCGCTTTATTGAACTTCTCAGCAGTTGGTGGTTTTACCGCTTGAATCGCTCGATACTGGTACCGAGATATCGACCAGTACGATCCCCGACCTTAGACCTCTATGATACTCGATCTGATATTTTCGACGGTTTCGTCGTCCAGTTCGAGTTCGGGGTGTGAATCGTTTGCGTGTTCTTCGGCTTGGGCCATAACCTCCTGTTCAGTCTCGGACTCAATCGTCGCGCTACACCCGTCCACGGGGCATTCAAGTCTCATCATAGTCCAATCATAGGTCAGAAGTTACCGCATAATTGCTATTCGGTCCCTAATGGAATATACGCACACCCTACCGGGCCAACTCCCAAATCTCAACGATGCTTGGCAGGGTTACTGGCGAGAGGTTCACAGGTCTCATCGACTAGCTGTTTCAGACGAGGAGGTGGCTAAAGAAAGGCCGAACAGAGCCGCCCTACTCGAACGCTTTGACGCCCAGTGCCGACGCCGACGCGCCGCCGATGACCATCGGCAGCCAGTAGACCGCGCCGCGGAAGACCAAGACCGCGGCGGTGATCGCCGAGGCGGCCACGCCGGTCGTGGGGACGAGCAGGCCGACGAGCGCGGCCTCGATGCCGCCGAGGCCGCCGGGGAGCGGCGTCGCGCCCGCCACGTACGACAGCGGGACGACGAAGACGGGGATCAGCGGCGAGATCGGGTGGCCGACCGCGGCGAACGCGACCGTGAGCGCGGCCGCCTGAAACAGCCAGCCGACGAGCGAGAGCGCGACGATCCCGACGAGTCGCCGGCGGTCGGTGGCGACGCGCTCGATGTCGGCGAAGAAGTTCCCCAGTCGGTCGGCGAGTCCGGCCTCGATCGTCTCGGCGTCGAACCGGTCGAAGCGGCCGAGGAGCGGCCCGATCGCGCCGGGGACGCGGTCGACGACCGCGACGCGGTAGCGCCAGACGACGGCGATCGCCGTGACGATCGCGGTGACCAGCGCGACGGCGCTCGCGACGGCGACGACGACCCGGTCGCCGACCGCCGTGGTGGCCGCGTACGACCCCACGCCAAGGAAGACGAGCGACACCGAGGGGACGACGTTGAGCACGTCGACGCTCGCGATCCCGACGAGTCCGGTCTCGTAGCGCGCCTCCCCGACCTTCGAGATGAGCGCGGCCGCGACCGGCTCCCCGCCCGCCTGCCCGAACGGCGTGACGTTGTTCGCGAAGGCGGCACCGCTGTACACGAGGAACGCGGTCCCGACCGACATTCCGACGTCGAGCGCGCCCAGCACGGCGCGCAGCATGAGGCTCCACGCGGCGAGCCAACAGAGACCGAGCGCGGCGGTCGCGGCGACGAGGACGGGGTCCGCCGCCGCGAGCGCGTCGACGACGCGGTCGACCCCGACGACGACGAAGAGCAGCGCGAGGAGGACGACCGCGCCGGCCGTCCCGAGGATCAGCGCGCGCCGTTGTGGGCCTTCCATAGACGACGTGACGCGGTAGCGAACTTGAAACGTCTGCTTCGCGTCGGCTCCCGCGAGCGGTCGGTTCGGTCCGTACAGCGATCGCGAACGGAGACCGAAAGGGAATACATACGTACCGGCGGGCCGACGGACCACCCAATGGACGATCAGCGGTTCCTCGAGTCGGAGTGGGACTACTGTCTGGTACTCGACGCGTGCCGGTACGACGTGTTCGCGGACGTGTACGACGAGTACCTCGACGGAACGCTCGAAAAGCGGCGGAGCATCGGCTCGTCGACGCCGGAGTGGGCGTACCGGAACTTCACCGGCGAGCACGACATCGCGTACTTCTCCGGGAACCCCTTCATCAACGACCTGGGGATCCCGCTGAACGAGCTCAAATGGGGCGCGAGCTGCGACTACGAGTGGACCGCCTCCGACCACATCAGCGACATCCACGACGTCTGGAAGACCGACTGGGACGACGACCTCGGGACGGTCCCGCCGGAGGGGCTCGCCGACGCGTTCCACCGCAATCAGGACGCCGTCGAGCGCGCCGAGCGCACCGTCCTCCACTACATGCAGCCGCACGCCCCCTACCTCTCGCGGGGGAAGGGCCAGAAGCTCAAACAGATCCAGAAGGGGATCAAACGACAGGAAGAGGAGGAGGCGAACGGCGGCGGCGACGACGGCGGCCTGCTCTCCTCGCTCAGCGACTCGGTCCGGCCGAAGATCGAGAGCCGACTGGACGACAGCGAGTTCGCCCAGAAGGCCGGGCTATGGCTCGAACTCGACCCGAAGGACCTCGTGAAGGACGGCACCCGCGTGACCGCCTTGAGCATGTACGAGGAGAACCTCCGGATCGCCTTAGAGAGCGTCGCCGAGCTCGTCGACGAGCTCGACGGCGACGTGGTCGTCACCGCCGACCACGGCGAGGCGTTCGGCGAGGAGGGCGTCTGGGAACACCACATCGAGACGTACATCCCCGCGCTGATGGAGGTCCCGTGGCTCGAAGTCGAGTGAGCGCGGTCGGTTCGCGCGCTCGCACCCGCCCCCACCGATGAAGGTCAGCCACTACTTCGAGTTCGAAGAACACGTCACCGGCGGCATCGCCGCCTCCGTCGACCACCAGCGGAAGATGCTCGACCGGGTGGGGATCGAGTACACCACGGAGCCGACGCTCGACGCCGACGTCCTCCACTGTAACGTGATGGGGCCGCGCTCGGTCTGGCACGCGCGCCGCGCCCGGAAGGCGGGCGTCCCGGTCGTCGCCCACACCCACGTCACCGCCGAGGACTTCGGGGACAGCTTCCGGTTCACCAACGCGCTCGCGCGGCCGCTCAAGCCGTACCTCCGGCGCGCGTACGGGCTCGCCGACCTGCTCGTCTGCCCCTCCGAGTACAACCGCGACCTAATCCGCGAGTACGCGGACGTGCCGACGACGGTGATATCGAACGGCGTCGACACCGAGAAGCTGGCGGGATTCGAGTCGCTCGAAGCCGAGTACCGCGAGCGCTACGACCTGTCCCCGCCGACGGTGTTCCTCGTCGGCCACGTGATCAAACGGAAGGGGTTGGAGACATTCGTCGAGACCGCCCACCGGATGCCCGACATCGACTTCGTCTGGTTCGGCCCGATAGACCGGTCGCTGAAGGGCAGAGACACCACGCGGCTCATCGACGAGGCCCCGTCGAACTGTACGTTCACCGGCTTCGTCGACGACATCCGTGGCGCGTACGCCGCGGGCGACGTGTTCTGTTTCCCCACCCACGAGGAGAACGAGGGCATCGCGCTGCTGGAGGCGATGGCGGCCGGAAAGCCGGTCGTCGTCCGCGACATCGAGACGTTCTCGTGGCTGGAAGACGGCAAAGAGTGCCTGAAGGTGGGCGGGAGCGCGAGCGACGACGGTAGCGGGCGCGACGGCGCTGCGACGGGAGCCCGGGACGACCGCGCTCGCGGGGACGACGTGGAGGGCTTCGTCGAGGCCATCGACGAGCTCCGCGACGCAGACCGACGGGCCGAACTCGGCGCGAACGCCGCCGAACGCAGCGAGTCGTTCTCGCTTTCGGCGATCGCCGAGCGGTATCAGTCGCTGTACGCGGATCTGGCGTAGCACGCGTCGAGACGGGCCGAAACGTCGGAACCCGGAAACTTGCGAAAACCGCAGTTGGTATGTCCGCCGACCGACTCCGTAGAGGCAAATGACTCGAGTGAGCGTTATCGGCTGCGGGAACATGGGGAGTGCCCTGCTCAAGGGGCTCGCCCGCGCAGGGGGGTACCATCTCACGGCGATCGACCTCGACCCCGAGGCGCTCGCCGCGATCGAAGACGTCGTCGACGAGACGACCGACGACTCGGCGGCCGCGCGCGACGCCGACATCGTCGTCCTCGCGGTGAAGCCGGATATCGCGCCGGCGGTGCTCGACGACCTCGACCTCCGCGAGGACCAGCAGCTCGTCACGCTGGCCGCCGGCCTCCCCCGCAGGTTCGTCGCCCAGCGGACCGACGCGTCCGTCGTCCGGATCATGCCCAACCTCGCGGCGGAAACGGGGAACATGGCCGCGGCGGCGACGAACGAGGGCCTCACCGACGAGGTGCGCGCCATGCTCGACGCGGTCGGCGAGTTCGTCGAGGTCGACGAGTCGCTGATGGACGTCTCGACCGCCGTCAACGGCAGCGGTCCCGCGTTCGCCTTCTTCCTGATCGACGCGGTGAAGCAGGCCGGAATCGACGGCGGACTCGACCCCGAGCAAGCCGAGACGCTGGCCGCCCAGACGTTCAAGGGGGCCGCCGAGACCGTGCTCCGCGACGACCGCAGCGTCGACGAGCTGATCGACGCGGTCTGCTCGCCGAACGGGACGACGATAGAGGGGATGGAGGTGCTGTGGGACAGCGAGGCGGACGCGGCCGTCGAGGACGCCGTCGCGGCGGCCGAACGCCGGTCCCGCGAGCTCGCGGAGGCGTTCGATGACGCCTGAGGACGCGGGTGTCGATCCGGCGGACGAGACGGACGGAGCGACCGTGGCGGCCGC belongs to Halorubrum sp. DM2 and includes:
- a CDS encoding S26 family signal peptidase; translated protein: MSSPRPDRTGAIAPAVAILLIALLFGALVGTWPPFVAVESGSMAPGVERGDLVVVTATDRPPWGDLATAADPDAPTRLGGAGDVVVYTVPGAGGRPVFHRLAFRVSAGEDWTDRADPALLSGDCVELSTCPAPYDGYVTYGDANDLYDQSAGIAPVVPEEWIAGKALFAVPNLGWIRVGIDAAAARYGGVATAVVLVGSAGLAGGVGALLLGRLRRSTRR
- a CDS encoding NAD(P)H-hydrate dehydratase; protein product: MITTDRMAAVDANAAALGVPRKQLMESSGNAVAREVRAVADPGATVALVCGRGNNGGDALVAARFLDAYDVTVHLLGRPETIRTDIARENWDALRNAEVPTEAATDSMALDLGGAGDDADVIVDAMLGSGVSGALREPERTAAEAINASDATVVAVDVPSGIDADTGDPTGGPGSVAVNADRVVTFHDEKPGLGALDAAVTVADIGIPAAAERYTGPGDLLGLGRDPDSHKGENGEVLVVGGGPYAGAPTLSALAALRAGADLVRVACPESVASEVQGFSPDLIVRALPGDRVGPSHAERIASLAVGSDVVVLGPGLGDDDGTEAFVREFLTGYGGRAVVDADALRVVPEVDTDADLICTPHQGELVDMGGETATDPDERAELVREFAADLGHALLVKGAVDVISDGDDVRLNRTGNPGMTVGGTGDALAGTVGALAAVTDPFRAAAVGAYVVGRAGDAAADANGTGLVATDLPDRLPEAMRNE
- a CDS encoding glycine cleavage system aminomethyltransferase GcvT; this translates as MTDRLPPLHGAHDARGAKFTDFGGWQMPVEFDSIQTEHAAVRESVGVFDVSHMGEIEVAGPDATALMNRLTTNDVSALDPGDSQYAAITNEDGVMLDDTVVYRLPDGTAAGEAAASLADLDADPDGDATGGHLDAPSGDPAYLFVPNAGHDEGTHDRWVDHRDEWGLDATVANVTDDWAMLAVQGPDAADALDEATPRDRVVGLSKFEATTAAVADVESWVARTGYTGEDGFEVMCPAGSVEAVWDAFVDGPDPAQPCGLGARDTLRTEMGYLLSGQDFDPEEEPRTPYEARIGFVVKLDTEFVGRDALEVQKEEGVDEKFVGVRLLERGVPRGGYAVTDGDLTRVGKLTSGTMSPTLDEPIGLGYLHESYADAGTEVSVVVRGDEKRAEVVIPPFLDR
- a CDS encoding helix-turn-helix domain-containing protein; amino-acid sequence: MFRRSRSRRYFHAGTERTRMAQARLRVDIPEGPWVGDVSREFPDVRFQVLTATPDDGAGFALVRITDDDTDPILDAIADHNTITHSSVMAEDDGMVTVQVEALVPLLQTVAKRAGVPIEMPVEIRDGVARVDVTGDHERVAEFGDALRDVGADFEVEYVQQRVNPGGSLTERQREVLFEAVDRGYYDVPRETTLTEVADHVGIAKSTCSEVLQRVERTIVREFVDDLPRRPVDFDSPDDDGIERIQ
- the moaC gene encoding cyclic pyranopterin monophosphate synthase MoaC, with protein sequence MSEDPETDAEPNGSARATADGDELTHTTADGDVQMVDVGDKPDSSRRAVARGEIRLTPETIAAVEADAVEKGDVLATARIGAVQAVKHTWETIPMCHQIPITNVDTDFSVGDDRIELTVAVETTGKTGCEMEALEGVTTGLNTVWDMVKAAEKDADGGYPDTGIAGVEVVEKRKETVGE
- a CDS encoding DUF2249 domain-containing protein, translating into MASETGDPAAIERAVAERTDAPAGGETVPLDVRELGPPKPLRETLERVETLGDDDVLVQYNDRAPQFLFPRLDDRGFAYAAVETDATDAVVTAIWPADGEGGVSAGEEAASDGPGATDPSPGSAPNP